From a region of the Microterricola gilva genome:
- the ectB gene encoding diaminobutyrate--2-oxoglutarate transaminase translates to MSDLDIFDRIESEVRGYIRSFPVVFDSASGSVLSTEDGREYLDFFAGAGVLNYGHNNPIFTQALIEYLQRDGIIHGLDMATSAKKAFLEAFEARILAPRGLDYKIQFTGPTGANAVEAALKVARQATGRSNVVAFTNGFHGLSMGALAATGNKKYRDAAGTSLDNVTRLPYDGYLGADIDTLDLFEKMLDDTGSGLDLPAAVIVEAVQGEGGINVASAAWLQRLRAITHERGILLIVDDIQAGTGRTGAFFSFEDAGIVPDIVTVSKSISASGLPMSLVLMRREVDVWQPGAHTGTFRGNNLAFITARAALDAYWADSVFTDEVTRKSELLRGELVAIAAENPEIAFEVRGRGLMYGIASTSHPELAGAVSAAAFERGLVIETSGARDEVLKFLPALTISDDELLRGLAIVRESLAAVRAR, encoded by the coding sequence ATGAGCGACCTCGACATTTTCGACCGCATCGAATCAGAGGTGCGCGGGTACATCCGCTCCTTCCCCGTGGTCTTCGACTCGGCGAGCGGCTCGGTGCTCAGCACCGAGGACGGGCGCGAGTACCTCGACTTCTTCGCCGGCGCCGGCGTGCTCAACTACGGTCACAACAACCCGATCTTCACGCAGGCCCTCATCGAGTACCTGCAGCGCGACGGCATCATCCACGGCCTCGACATGGCCACGAGCGCCAAGAAGGCGTTCCTCGAGGCCTTCGAGGCCCGCATCCTCGCGCCCCGCGGGCTCGACTACAAGATCCAGTTCACCGGCCCGACCGGCGCCAACGCCGTCGAGGCCGCGCTCAAGGTGGCCCGCCAGGCAACCGGCCGCAGCAACGTCGTCGCCTTCACCAACGGCTTCCACGGCCTGAGCATGGGCGCGCTCGCGGCGACCGGCAACAAGAAGTACCGGGACGCCGCAGGCACCTCGCTCGACAACGTGACCCGCCTGCCGTACGACGGCTACCTCGGCGCCGACATCGACACGCTCGACCTGTTCGAGAAGATGCTCGATGACACCGGCAGCGGTCTGGACCTGCCAGCAGCCGTCATCGTCGAAGCCGTGCAGGGCGAGGGCGGCATCAACGTGGCGAGCGCCGCGTGGCTGCAGCGCCTCCGCGCGATCACGCACGAGCGCGGCATCCTGCTCATCGTCGACGACATCCAGGCCGGAACCGGCCGCACCGGTGCCTTCTTCAGCTTCGAGGATGCCGGCATCGTTCCCGACATCGTCACGGTGTCGAAGTCGATCTCGGCGTCCGGCCTGCCCATGTCGCTCGTGCTGATGCGCCGCGAGGTCGATGTCTGGCAGCCGGGTGCACACACCGGAACGTTCCGCGGCAACAACCTCGCATTCATCACCGCGCGGGCCGCGCTCGACGCCTACTGGGCCGACTCGGTGTTCACCGATGAGGTCACCCGCAAATCGGAGCTGCTGCGTGGCGAGCTGGTGGCCATCGCCGCCGAGAACCCCGAGATCGCCTTCGAGGTGCGCGGCCGCGGCCTCATGTACGGCATCGCCTCGACGTCACACCCCGAGCTCGCCGGCGCGGTCTCTGCCGCGGCCTTCGAGCGCGGACTCGTGATCGAGACCTCCGGCGCCCGCGACGAGGTGCTCAAGTTCCTGCCGGCCCTCACCATCAGCGATGACGAGCTGCTGCGCGGCCTGGCCATCGTGCGCGAGAGCCTCGCGGCGGTGCGCGC
- a CDS encoding oxygenase MpaB family protein: MDGEKRADGAAVRWRPGRSGRRRPPAWTRALAEGEDAGFFGPGSAVWAVNGSLTTLVAGIRALLLQSLHPGAMAGVHDWSHYRDDPLARLDGTVRWVATVTFGDTRSATAASAFVSRLHEHVTGSYVDARGVERPYAANDEELLRWVHDAFTEAFLGAHLIWGGPIPGDGDAYVREWAQAGRLMGVRRPPQSVAELRAEMAGFLVDAKPDARVAEAVRFLRRPGLPGMTGRLYPILFGGAVASLDAGSRSLLGLRRPWWPAITMTRAFLVLGRRVLGPVSPSEQNARARVARLGADPANADPIGADPVNAHPVNADRAASAREENR; encoded by the coding sequence ATGGACGGCGAGAAGCGAGCCGATGGCGCGGCTGTGCGCTGGCGGCCGGGACGAAGCGGTCGGCGGCGGCCACCGGCGTGGACGCGGGCGCTCGCCGAGGGCGAGGATGCCGGCTTCTTCGGCCCGGGCAGCGCGGTGTGGGCGGTCAACGGCTCGCTGACGACGTTGGTCGCCGGCATTCGGGCCCTGCTCCTGCAGTCGCTGCACCCCGGCGCGATGGCCGGCGTGCACGACTGGTCGCACTACCGCGACGACCCGCTCGCGCGGCTTGACGGCACCGTGCGCTGGGTCGCGACCGTGACATTCGGCGACACACGCAGTGCCACGGCGGCATCCGCGTTCGTCTCCCGTCTGCACGAGCACGTCACCGGCAGCTATGTCGACGCCCGCGGTGTCGAGCGGCCGTACGCGGCGAACGACGAGGAGCTGCTGCGCTGGGTGCATGACGCATTCACCGAGGCATTTCTCGGCGCCCATCTGATCTGGGGTGGGCCGATCCCGGGCGACGGTGATGCCTATGTGCGGGAGTGGGCCCAGGCCGGCAGGCTCATGGGTGTGCGGCGACCGCCGCAGAGCGTCGCCGAACTGCGTGCCGAGATGGCGGGGTTCCTGGTCGATGCGAAGCCGGACGCGCGGGTGGCGGAGGCCGTGCGGTTCCTCCGCAGGCCGGGGCTGCCAGGCATGACCGGGCGGCTGTACCCGATTCTCTTCGGGGGTGCGGTGGCTTCGCTCGACGCCGGCAGCCGATCGTTGCTCGGCCTGCGCCGGCCGTGGTGGCCCGCGATCACGATGACGAGGGCGTTCCTCGTGCTGGGTCGGCGCGTGCTCGGCCCGGTTTCGCCGAGCGAGCAGAACGCGCGAGCCAGGGTGGCGCGGCTCGGCGCAGATCCGGCCAATGCAGATCCGATCGGCGCAGATCCGGTCAACGCACATCCGGTCAACGCAGATCGAGCCGCATCAGCACGCGAGGAAAACCGTTGA
- a CDS encoding SDR family NAD(P)-dependent oxidoreductase — protein MATDPKPLTGNSTIGEWLAHPAGGPAVKGLLAASGASEESLAPVLGLPLQQLVALSQGQMPQSVIDDLVKSVNGGVIPETEATGWQEKVTSGRFSGKTVVVTGAASGIGRATASRIAREGGRVVAVDISAEKLAEFAASIPGAEIVTVAGDITKQESVDAIIAAAGERIDGLANVAGINDDFSPLHETSDAMWDRVIGVNVTGTFKLTRGVLPAMMAAGAGSVVNVSSEAGLRGNASGNAYTASKHAVIGLTRSAAFMYGPHGIRVNAVAPGGVATGIPFPPHVSEAGQARLQPFQSAIPSLATAEQLAASITFLLSDDGVNINGATLPSDGGWSVQ, from the coding sequence ATGGCAACGGATCCGAAGCCGCTCACCGGCAACAGCACCATCGGCGAATGGCTCGCCCACCCCGCGGGTGGCCCGGCGGTGAAGGGTCTGCTCGCGGCATCCGGTGCCAGCGAGGAGTCGCTCGCCCCGGTCCTCGGCCTGCCGCTGCAGCAGCTCGTGGCGCTCAGCCAGGGGCAGATGCCGCAGTCGGTCATCGACGATCTGGTGAAGTCGGTCAACGGCGGAGTGATTCCGGAGACCGAGGCCACCGGATGGCAGGAGAAGGTCACCTCGGGGCGCTTCTCCGGCAAGACCGTCGTCGTCACCGGGGCGGCCTCCGGCATCGGCCGGGCCACCGCGAGCCGCATCGCACGGGAAGGCGGCCGCGTCGTGGCCGTCGACATCTCGGCCGAGAAGCTCGCCGAGTTCGCCGCGTCGATCCCCGGCGCCGAGATCGTGACCGTCGCAGGCGACATCACGAAGCAGGAGTCGGTCGACGCGATCATCGCCGCTGCCGGCGAGCGCATCGACGGCCTCGCCAATGTGGCCGGCATCAACGACGACTTCTCGCCGCTGCACGAGACGAGCGACGCGATGTGGGACCGCGTGATCGGGGTCAACGTGACCGGCACCTTCAAGCTCACGCGCGGTGTGCTCCCCGCGATGATGGCAGCAGGAGCCGGTTCCGTGGTGAACGTCTCCAGCGAGGCCGGACTGCGCGGCAATGCCTCCGGCAACGCGTACACCGCTTCCAAGCACGCGGTCATCGGCCTCACCCGCAGCGCCGCCTTCATGTACGGCCCGCACGGCATCCGCGTGAACGCGGTCGCGCCGGGTGGGGTCGCCACCGGCATCCCGTTCCCCCCGCACGTTTCTGAGGCCGGCCAGGCACGCCTGCAGCCGTTCCAGTCGGCGATCCCCTCGCTGGCGACCGCCGAGCAGCTCGCCGCGTCGATCACCTTCCTGCTCAGCGATGACGGAGTGAACATCAACGGCGCGACGTTGCCGTCCGACGGCGGCTGGTCGGTGCAGTAG
- a CDS encoding TetR/AcrR family transcriptional regulator, whose product MDTRVERTRSSLQQALLELARERALDEITVGDIAARAGVNRSSFYQHYSDKETLLADALDAAELQAGARVPSFDGGLPVHAPADFVAYLAHFETNAELYRIVLGERGSSVASARLRARFASAASAGVLESGSRAFEGVPLDVVGAGIAGSVLAVIETWLSREPRPAVETAAEWVWRVLVGPGQLD is encoded by the coding sequence ATGGACACCCGAGTCGAGCGCACACGCAGCAGCCTGCAGCAGGCGCTGCTTGAGCTCGCCCGCGAGCGGGCGCTCGACGAGATCACGGTCGGCGACATCGCCGCCCGGGCCGGGGTGAACCGCAGCAGCTTCTACCAGCACTACTCCGACAAGGAGACCCTGCTGGCTGACGCGCTCGATGCCGCCGAGCTGCAGGCTGGCGCCCGTGTTCCCAGCTTCGACGGCGGTCTCCCCGTGCACGCCCCAGCCGACTTCGTGGCCTACCTGGCGCACTTCGAGACGAATGCGGAGCTCTACCGGATCGTGCTCGGCGAGCGTGGCTCCTCCGTCGCATCCGCCAGGCTCCGCGCACGGTTCGCGAGCGCCGCCAGCGCCGGCGTGCTCGAATCCGGGTCACGAGCCTTCGAGGGCGTTCCCCTCGACGTCGTGGGTGCTGGCATCGCCGGGTCCGTACTCGCCGTGATCGAGACGTGGCTGTCCAGGGAACCCCGCCCAGCGGTCGAGACCGCGGCCGAGTGGGTGTGGCGCGTGCTCGTCGGCCCCGGCCAGCTGGACTGA